GCCTTTATGCCTGGTTCAAGAATCTCTGAAATTAAAGCTCTTTTTCCTGTTTTTAAAGAACTCGTTAAGCATTTTAAAACAATGAATAAAAAGGCATTGTTAATTATTCCAAGGCATTTTAAAAATCGTGATTTATCAAAAATTTATGGAGATTTGAGAGATTTTGAGATTTCTTTTGAAACTTATGAGGGGTTAAAGCAGTGTGAATTTGCTTTTGTTTGCAGTGGAACAGCGACATTAGAATCCACACTTCTTGGAATTCCTACAATTTTAGTTTATAAAGCAAGATGGCTTGATTATTGGATTGCAAAAAGATTGGTTAAGCTTAATTATATTGGATTGGCTAATATTTTTTTGGAATTCCTTGCGTATGGATCGCCTAAAAACAATCATAACCCACAAAATTTCCCCATTCACGCAGAATTTTTGCAAGATCAAGTGAAAGTAGAAACGCTTTTAAAAGCCTTTTATAAATTTGATAATGAGAAATTTTTTGCACAAAAAGAAAAATTAATTCAATATTTAAAAAATGGAAGTGCAGAAAATTGTGCGAGAAAAATTGAAAATTTTGTAAAAAATTTGCAAAACTAAAGGGCTTTTTAACTCTCTTTAGCATAGTATTATAAATTATTTTCAGTATTTTGGAGATTTTTGTGCAACCAATGACAGAATATGGCTACAATAAGCTAATTAATGAATTAAAGAATCTTAAGGAAGTCGAGCGACCCAATAATATTAAAGAAATTGATACCGCAAGAGAACATGGGGATTTAAAGGAAAATGCCGAATATCACGCTGCAAGAGAAAGGCAGCTTTTTTTGGATGCGCGGATTAATGAATTAACGCAGCTTGTCGCAGAAGCTCGCGTGATTGATCCAAGCACTATTACTCACGATAAAGTAAGTTTTGGTTCAACTATTACGCTAGAAGATTTAGATAGCGAGGAGCAGTTTTGTTATACGATTGTTGGGGCAACTGAGAGCAATCCTGATAAGGGTTTGATTTCATACCATTCTCCTTTGGCAAAACAGCTTTTAGGAAA
This portion of the Helicobacter canadensis MIT 98-5491 genome encodes:
- the greA gene encoding transcription elongation factor GreA, giving the protein MTEYGYNKLINELKNLKEVERPNNIKEIDTAREHGDLKENAEYHAARERQLFLDARINELTQLVAEARVIDPSTITHDKVSFGSTITLEDLDSEEQFCYTIVGATESNPDKGLISYHSPLAKQLLGKVVGDEVTIQLPKGKVDYEILEICYKEIQF
- the lpxB gene encoding lipid-A-disaccharide synthase, translated to MKKIKIFVSALEYSANIHLFYLLNALQKKQLEFEICGIFDSEILKRDSSFSPNEFRVMGFVEVLRLIPKFFKIKKALIALAKECDFALFMDSSSFNIPLLKSLHQAKNKPYLAYYILPQVWAWKPYRAKIFSVYCDALWGILPFEGFYYPKTSNFSYVGHPLLDEIPFSYTKANSTNFIAFMPGSRISEIKALFPVFKELVKHFKTMNKKALLIIPRHFKNRDLSKIYGDLRDFEISFETYEGLKQCEFAFVCSGTATLESTLLGIPTILVYKARWLDYWIAKRLVKLNYIGLANIFLEFLAYGSPKNNHNPQNFPIHAEFLQDQVKVETLLKAFYKFDNEKFFAQKEKLIQYLKNGSAENCARKIENFVKNLQN